One region of bacterium genomic DNA includes:
- a CDS encoding sigma-70 family RNA polymerase sigma factor: MARPNASQPVSYTTEELARYDAIVQRYARHVYNVAYRMTGNEADARDLSQEAFLRVYRALRRVEPDAPLESWLYRIVSNLHIDLLRKRPRGRVESLDAPVETPRGEFLREMPDPASSPEAIIEREQLDATIQRVLGTLSEDLRMVVVLSDVEGYSYEEIAMSLRVPLGTVKSRLHRARQILQQRLGPYVDARRRGWER; encoded by the coding sequence ATGGCGCGACCCAACGCCTCGCAGCCCGTCTCGTATACGACCGAGGAACTGGCGCGGTACGACGCGATCGTGCAGCGGTACGCGCGCCATGTTTACAACGTCGCGTATCGGATGACGGGCAATGAGGCCGACGCCCGGGACCTGTCGCAGGAGGCGTTCCTCCGCGTCTACCGAGCGTTGCGGCGGGTCGAGCCTGACGCGCCGCTGGAGAGCTGGCTGTACCGGATCGTGAGCAACTTGCACATCGACCTGCTGCGCAAGCGTCCGCGCGGGCGTGTCGAGTCGCTCGATGCGCCAGTGGAGACCCCGCGCGGCGAGTTCCTGCGCGAGATGCCGGATCCGGCGTCGAGCCCCGAGGCGATCATCGAGCGCGAGCAACTGGACGCGACGATTCAGCGGGTGCTCGGGACGTTGAGCGAGGATCTTCGGATGGTGGTCGTGCTGAGCGACGTGGAAGGCTATTCGTACGAGGAGATCGCGATGTCCTTGCGTGTGCCTTTGGGCACGGTGAAATCCCGGCTACATCGCGCCCGGCAGATCCTGCAACAGCGGCTCGGGCCGTACGTGGACGCCCGGCGGCGGGGGTGGGAGCGATGA
- the leuS gene encoding leucine--tRNA ligase, whose product MSESYDSRVIEAKWQTRWNADGLYRVGNDPSRPKFLFVTMYPYPSGDLHIGHWYAMTPSDAKARYLSMRGHNVLFPMGFDAFGLPAENAAIQHGIHPYKWTMANIERMRGQLRSMGAMFDWSREVVTCRPEYYTWNQWFFLKFHEAGLAYRALAAVDWCPNCNTTLAREQVVGADRVCERCGTPVIKKDLEQWFFRITKYADELLDFSKMEWPERVQTLQRNWIGRSEGAEIVYTSEQGDPITVFTTRPDTLFGATFLVLAPEHPLVEKLTTSQHRAEVTAYVYRARRQTEIERLAEDREKTGVFIGAYARHPLTNARVPMYIGDYVLLTYGTGAIHAVPAHDGRDFEFARKYRLPIPVVISPPDWDGKPLAQAYAGEGVLVNSGAFDGLPSEDAKRRITEALEQAGRGRAAVTYRLRDWLISRQRYWGTPIPIIYCPACGAVPVPYADLPVVLPEDAEFLPTGESPLKHNDGFRRTTCPTCGGTAERETDTMDTFVDSSWYQFRYLDPHNGAAPFDAAKLRAWAPVDQYTGGIEHAVLHLMYARFFTKAMRDLGLVPFDEPMLRLFNQGIILGPDGNRMSKSRGNVVNPDDYVGTMGADVVRAYLMFIGPWDGGGPWNPKGIEGVHRFLLRVWHLVVDPPPDGRAPSLEVPAQVRRAIHQTLRRVTEDLEGFRFNTAVAALMECANALGRLREEGAAETAEWHPALRTLALMLAPLTPHLAEELWARLGGTYSVHRQPWPAWDPAAVHEDTMTLVLQVNGRVRDRVTVPAGLDDVHLKEAALGSDKVRKFLDGKSVEDVIVVPGKLVNVVAR is encoded by the coding sequence ATGAGCGAATCGTACGACTCACGCGTGATTGAGGCCAAGTGGCAGACCCGATGGAACGCCGACGGGCTGTACCGCGTCGGCAACGACCCGTCGCGCCCGAAGTTCCTCTTCGTGACGATGTATCCCTACCCGAGCGGAGACCTGCACATCGGGCATTGGTACGCGATGACGCCGTCGGATGCGAAGGCGCGGTATCTGTCGATGCGCGGGCACAACGTCCTGTTCCCGATGGGGTTCGATGCGTTCGGGCTCCCCGCGGAAAACGCGGCGATCCAGCACGGGATCCATCCCTACAAGTGGACGATGGCAAACATCGAGCGTATGCGGGGCCAGCTACGCTCGATGGGCGCGATGTTCGACTGGTCGCGCGAGGTGGTGACCTGTCGTCCCGAATACTACACGTGGAACCAGTGGTTCTTCCTGAAGTTCCACGAGGCGGGGCTGGCCTACCGCGCCCTGGCCGCCGTGGACTGGTGTCCGAACTGCAATACCACGCTGGCGCGGGAGCAGGTGGTCGGCGCCGACCGCGTCTGCGAACGGTGCGGGACCCCCGTGATCAAGAAGGACCTCGAGCAGTGGTTCTTCCGGATCACCAAGTACGCGGACGAGTTGCTCGACTTCAGCAAGATGGAGTGGCCCGAGCGCGTGCAGACGCTCCAGCGCAACTGGATCGGACGCAGCGAGGGGGCGGAGATCGTCTACACGAGCGAGCAGGGCGATCCGATCACCGTCTTCACGACGCGCCCGGACACGCTGTTCGGCGCGACGTTCCTGGTACTCGCGCCCGAGCACCCGCTGGTTGAGAAGCTGACGACGTCGCAGCATCGGGCCGAGGTCACAGCCTATGTGTACCGGGCCCGCAGGCAGACGGAGATCGAACGGCTCGCCGAGGACCGAGAGAAGACGGGCGTGTTCATCGGGGCGTACGCCAGGCACCCGCTGACGAACGCGCGGGTGCCGATGTACATCGGCGACTACGTGCTGCTCACGTACGGGACCGGCGCGATCCACGCGGTGCCGGCGCACGACGGCCGGGACTTCGAATTTGCCAGGAAGTACCGCCTGCCGATCCCGGTGGTGATCTCGCCCCCGGACTGGGACGGCAAGCCGCTCGCACAGGCGTACGCCGGCGAGGGCGTGCTGGTCAACTCGGGCGCGTTCGACGGACTGCCGAGCGAGGACGCGAAGCGGCGCATCACCGAGGCGCTCGAGCAGGCCGGCCGCGGCCGGGCGGCCGTCACGTACCGACTGCGGGACTGGCTCATCAGCCGCCAGCGGTACTGGGGGACACCGATCCCGATCATCTACTGTCCCGCCTGCGGGGCGGTGCCGGTGCCGTACGCCGATCTGCCGGTCGTGCTCCCGGAGGACGCCGAGTTTCTGCCGACGGGCGAGTCCCCGCTCAAGCACAACGACGGGTTCCGCCGGACGACGTGTCCGACGTGCGGCGGAACCGCCGAGCGGGAGACCGACACGATGGACACCTTCGTCGATTCGTCCTGGTACCAGTTCCGGTACCTCGACCCCCACAACGGGGCGGCGCCGTTCGATGCGGCCAAGCTCCGCGCGTGGGCGCCGGTCGACCAGTACACGGGCGGGATCGAACACGCGGTCTTGCACCTGATGTACGCGCGGTTCTTCACGAAGGCGATGCGCGACCTCGGGCTCGTGCCGTTCGACGAGCCGATGCTGCGGTTGTTCAACCAGGGAATCATCCTCGGTCCCGACGGGAACCGGATGAGCAAGTCCCGCGGCAACGTCGTCAACCCCGACGACTACGTCGGGACGATGGGTGCGGACGTCGTGCGCGCGTACCTCATGTTCATCGGGCCGTGGGACGGCGGCGGGCCGTGGAACCCGAAGGGGATCGAGGGCGTGCACCGGTTCCTCCTGCGGGTGTGGCATCTCGTCGTCGATCCTCCGCCGGACGGCCGGGCCCCGTCGCTGGAGGTCCCGGCGCAGGTCCGGCGCGCGATCCACCAAACGTTGCGGCGTGTCACCGAGGATCTCGAGGGCTTCCGGTTCAACACCGCGGTCGCGGCGCTGATGGAGTGCGCGAACGCGCTGGGACGACTCCGCGAGGAGGGGGCGGCCGAGACCGCGGAGTGGCACCCGGCACTGCGCACGCTCGCGCTCATGCTCGCGCCGCTGACCCCGCATCTCGCGGAGGAGCTGTGGGCGCGCTTGGGCGGGACATACAGCGTGCACCGGCAGCCGTGGCCCGCCTGGGATCCGGCCGCCGTGCACGAGGACACCATGACGTTGGTGTTGCAGGTGAACGGCCGCGTCCGCGACCGCGTGACGGTGCCCGCCGGTCTCGACGATGTGCACCTCAAGGAGGCGGCGCTCGGCAGCGACAAGGTCCGGAAGTTCCTAGACGGCAAGTCGGTCGAGGATGTGATCGTCGTGCCCGGAAAGCTGGTCAACGTCGTCGCGCGGTAG
- a CDS encoding DUF2231 domain-containing protein, which produces MLIHPLVVHFPIALFLASTLFDVIGSRSPDLHYRRAAYWLVGLGLIGAGASIALGWTDLFAVEAQGVGTALVVRHQLHSWVAYATTAVYLANFLWRWRTQNSPGWALLPLSLLGAVLIAATGYLGAGVRDAM; this is translated from the coding sequence GTGTTGATCCACCCTCTCGTCGTGCACTTCCCGATCGCGCTGTTTCTTGCGAGCACCCTGTTCGACGTCATCGGGTCGCGCTCGCCGGACCTCCACTATCGTCGCGCGGCCTACTGGCTCGTTGGCCTCGGCCTGATCGGCGCGGGCGCGTCGATCGCGCTCGGCTGGACGGACTTGTTTGCGGTCGAAGCGCAGGGCGTAGGGACTGCGCTCGTCGTCCGCCACCAACTCCACAGTTGGGTCGCGTACGCCACGACGGCGGTGTACCTCGCGAACTTCCTGTGGCGGTGGCGTACGCAGAACTCGCCCGGGTGGGCGCTGCTGCCGTTGTCGCTCCTCGGCGCCGTCCTGATCGCCGCGACCGGGTACCTCGGCGCCGGGGTGCGCGACGCCATGTAG